The genome window ATTCGAGTGGCTTGCTCGGGGAGGAGTAAGTCCTTCCCTCTGAAAAGGGACTTACAGAAGCGTCCGTTTTTGCTTCCCTGGAGAAAACCATGCCCACAGTTACCGCAACCGAAGCCCGAAAAACGCTCTACCGACTTCTTGATGAGGTCTCCGAGTCCCATGTGCCGGTGCAGATCACCGGCAAACGAGGCAATGCCGCCCTGGTCTCCGAGGAAACTTGGAGAGCGATCCAGGAAACCCTCTATCTGCACGGCGTCCCAGGCATGAGGGACTCGATCATCGAGGGGATGAAAACTCCGGTCGATGAATGCGGCGAGGAACTCGACTGGTGAGCTGGCGTGTTGTCTTGACCAGCCAGGCTAAAAAATAATCCGTTATTCCCTCCCCCAGACATTCCCCCCCTCCCGATATTCAGAAAGAGCAGGAGAAATTGTGCCTCCTGAGCTTCTGATCTTCAAAACACGGGATGGGACACATGCACAGCGAGAACTCGCCACCACCTCCGCCTGAAAACCCGCAACCCAAAAGACGCTCGAAGCAAATCGGCATCTTTCTGCTGCTGTGCCTGCTCGTCAGCTGCCTGACCAGCGTTCTCACGCTCACCCTCTACGATCGACACGTCGTCCAGAAAATCGTCGCGGTGGATCTGAGCGGCTATGTCGCCGAGCTGCGCGAACTCTATCTGGCGGGCCGCATCACGGATGCCGAGCTACAGCGGCGCATGGATCTGCTCGCCCAGGTGGTGGATGAGGTGCCCTCCCACCATGTGGTGCTCATGGCGGACGGCGTGGTGCGCAACATCCGTGTGATTCGCCCATGAACGCGGCCGGCACGGCCGGTTTCCTCCGGCGGCTGCTCCGGCCCCTACGGCACAGATCGCCGCGCTTTCTCGCCTGCGCCCTTGGCCTTGGGCTTGGGGTGTTTCTGGCTGCGGCGCAACTGCCGCGTCACTTCGCCCTGACCCTCACCGACTCGGTGACGCCCCGGCTGTTTTTTCTCGACGAGGCGCACAAGGCAGGCCCTGGCGACTACGTGTTGTTCAGGATCGCGGAGGAGCGCATTCGCGGGGCGGAAGTCGGAGGCATCCTGGAGCAGGTGCGAAACGGCGGCGAGGTACGCGTGATCAAGCGCATCGGCTGCGTTGAAGGGCAGCGACTGGTCGTGGTGGAGCGCGAGTATTTCT of Geoalkalibacter sp. contains these proteins:
- a CDS encoding type II toxin-antitoxin system Phd/YefM family antitoxin gives rise to the protein MPTVTATEARKTLYRLLDEVSESHVPVQITGKRGNAALVSEETWRAIQETLYLHGVPGMRDSIIEGMKTPVDECGEELDW
- a CDS encoding S26 family signal peptidase, which translates into the protein MNAAGTAGFLRRLLRPLRHRSPRFLACALGLGLGVFLAAAQLPRHFALTLTDSVTPRLFFLDEAHKAGPGDYVLFRIAEERIRGAEVGGILEQVRNGGEVRVIKRIGCVEGQRLVVVEREYFCEGLWLGRAKEVSRKGEPLTAFVFNGAIPAGEVFVVGDHPDSFDSRYFGLVGRAAFLARARPLL